The genomic stretch TAAGATTTTACGGCATCAATcatattaaaatgttatatttgaGTGGTGTGTTTTGgatgtgcaattgaaaataattaCGTTATTTGGAAATTAGGCATTGCTTGTAAACCTTCAATTGTCCCATTCCAAATATATTTAGACTCATTGATTGATAGATATTAAAATAGTGTATAGACACCTATATATTGTTTAGGTATGATTTTTCCCATCTTCTTAACCAGAACTGCTTGATtctaaaatattgatattttactTTACGTGTATATGAACTAATTATTTAATTTACTATTCTTTATAACACATTATTTGGAATTCACAGGAAAACAATATGTTGACACAGATTTATACAGTATGTACATTTATTGCTGTGGTCTTTGCGCACGGTAGACTTATATCCCCTCCTGGTAGATCCTCAATGTGGCGTTATGGGTACAACACACCGAAGAATTACAACGATAACCAGATGTCTTGTGGAGGATTTTATGTAAGTATTCATACATACCTTAGATATAATTAGGAAAGGTTTCAAGTTGAATTAATGAAAACATAATGGTGTATTGTACGACGAGATCTTAGAAACTCAGAACTGTCATTTACATTACAAGAAGGTAATAAATGTGCAGCTTTAATATACTAGAATACACGTATATCTTTGAAATATGCATACTTATATCATTTATTGATGGTTTCCATCACAGTGCAAAGCTATTTGTTTTATTCGATATGCACGCCATATTGACTTCACAAATTCTATAGACCAACTTATTTTCGTGAGCAACTTATTTTCGCGGCTTTTACCAGTAAAAAATTTAACACGGATATAAATTGTCGCgaatatgtcatttaaataaagtaaacgtAAGAAAACcgcgaaattgaaaaaaaaaactgcgAAAAAGGCAAGAAAGAGCTCATCGCGTCATAAAGTATCCAAGAAAAAAGTAACAATTATTAGAGGTTGCCTCATGATTTGGCTAACGCTCTTTTATTAGATTCAGATATTGAATTCGGCACAAGTTCAGGACGGAGGACGATTTTGAATAAGTACATTAATGATGTAGTATGGCTAATTCAGACCCGATAAACAACATAAGCTTCATGGTCACGTAGTTTGTGAATCTGATACTGCGCATTAACTTTTGAGAAAAATTAAACTTCCATTTCCTATAATTTTTCAGAAACAATGGACAGTTAATGGAGGAAAATGTGGCGTATGCGGTGACCCATGGAACGAGGCTCATGAGAACGAAGCTGGAGGAAAATATGCAACAGGAACCATCGTTAGTCAATTTAAGACAGGACAAAGTATTCAGGTTAAAGTTCAGATAACTGCTACTCATCGTGGATATTTTGAGTTCCGTCTTTGTCCGGTTAACAATCCACGTCAGCCAGCCACTCAAGCGTGTCTAGATAGGAACCTACTCAAACAACATAATGGTCAGTCGAAGTTCTATGAACCAGGAGTAATCGGAACATATACAGTTGATCTTGTTCTTCCTCAAGGTTTAACATGTACACAGTGTGTATTGCAGTGGAAATGGAATACAGGTAAGAAACATTAtcttatttcaatctatacaaaTAACTagagataaacaattttacaacttttactgatAATCATAGtgataatataaaattgagaatggaaatgagaatgtgtcaacgagacaacaacccgaccatagagaagacaacagacgaaggccaccaatgggtcttcaatgcagcgagaaactcaaTATGTATGAAAACAATTTGAATCATTCAGAATATGTCTCCGTAAATCAATCCTGGTCTTTATCCacctttaaaaatgaaataccACACTTTCCTATTATATATTGTGGCCTTAACTGCTCATGTGAAATGATCTGAAATATTGATTTCTGTCAATGTCACATATTTTCAACAATTCACGTAATAGATAATAATTATTGTATGTATATATTTGAGTTATTCGTAGCACCAGGAACTAATAACGTACCTATTTCTATCAATTACAATAAGTTTGTCATATGCGTTCTGAACAGTTAAAAGCTTGCTCTGCTTGTTTATTATGTCTATTATTATCTGATATTGTTTATTCTTTCAGGGAACTCATACAACTGTGATAATAACCATAACTGTTGTATTGGTTGTGGGCCACAAGAACAGTTTTATGGCTGTTCAGATATAGCTATTTCGTCGTCTGGAACAAGTCAATTTTCTCATACTGGTGTTCAACAAGGACACCCAGTCGGATTTTTACCCATTTCAGGACACAATGGTAGAACATGCCAGGCAACACCACTTTTCAGAAGTCGGTATCCTTATGCAGACAGATATTGTTTATTACAATGCAACCAGAATAAATGTCCACCAAGTATATACTGCACTGATGCTTGTAGAATCCACTGAATGTGGacacattttacaaaatgtatactcatttacctatatttcatttgatacacactttattttgtttacaatgtttttataaatgtatttattgcTATTGCATAATTGtcgttttttataaataaaatcgtTTATTGATAGATTTAGTTTTTTTCCAAACAAAAACAACTAATTAACGGTCTGCAGGGGCGGTAAAGAGCTATTAATATGACAAACGAGATGgatagatagatattttattcTCTTAAAGTTACAAGTTTAGAtagtaatatgaggcaggcattacccgTATAAGGGGACGAAAtctgtataaatttatttttttaagtccaACATATTTTAACTCAAAATCTGTCAAAAAAGAAACGGTAATACCGTAACGATTCTAAtttgattttggttctgttgttagggattttagttgtgacgttattttagtaatgacgtcatattcaatgttaacaaagaaacgctatcatcaggtaacgtttttttttatatcaaagattatatcatgacgtccttcaaacgctttgagtacacacccgtggtaaaatatgaatatattgtcagGGCTGTCCCAATCGTACTCcaacgtcatatgctttttttatGAATACGATATAcgacgtcatagaacgatgacgtaagaatataagcattttacgggtaAAAAACGCTTGCCAAAccaaaaatcatcacaacaaggatgagggaaacgtaaacaaacgaggctaaaatgtggtataagcAATACATAAGACATTATAaggaattctaatatgacgttcttcttgaGCTTTGGGTACAAAACCATGTTCTAATTtaaatagaacatgggctgcacgttattgacgtcacaattgaaattacaacgtcagatgaattttgaacaacgccagagatcaaaatggacatttttgttggtgttgctcgctaggaaattaaataaaaacattctaaaagtaagtttaaatgtttctgttattttttttattgataaactgctgATTTTCTATAACGGTTTTGGTTCAtgaaatcaaaatggcgacattccgagcgtctactataggtccgcttcgaagtgaaaaagttcaaatattcctgttagaatcgaaataattctatcctgcCATGATCTAAGCTCATTtcaacatgggtaggcattatatttgtaaacatttaatacctcgctgACGCTCGgtattaaaatattaacaaatataatgcctacccacgttaaaatgagcatagagcatggcagaatagaattatttcttaaattatcatttgaattcatccaaaactatctaaatacgttattgGAATACCTCAAGCGTGTCACtaattcagtttgctccgttctttttaCGCCAATTTAATAGTGTGTTTATTTATGAGAACTGCAAATAGTGCCTCCACCTAGAGCgtttcgatccaaaagaattgccaaATTTGtcctatcgctcagggtaaaatatttgtcataaagggccaacccgtggtaaaatgaCGATATATTGAAGCcccaatgaattatttcttaaataattaaaaatgaaactgTTATTGTGttccttcctatattttactGGACTGATTAATATATATTTCACTCAAAGTCTCATAACAAACGAGACAGAAAGAAaaaagtagatttctgcgcaaatgcgggaattagaaaaagttaacgattttaagttcattagtacaatgaaaatttcgggaaACTTTCccgattttaattttaatttttttttaatttttctactgttataggggacttcgtcccttTAATACACTGTATCCATGAAAATAGAATACCCTTTAGAGCGTTTTGCAACACTTCCATCGAGATTGATTGGGGTCAAACTTAGAGTGCCCTTATATTTGATGAAATTGCACAAAAGGAACTAAAAAATTAACAGCATGCATGTGTGAATTGTTTAAAGATTTGATTAAAGAAATAAAACGAAATATTTATAACACAAAACTGGGGTGGAAATTGCCTTTCCCAATCATTTCTTTTTCCGAGGAAATATTAGTTTCTATTGAAGTGTAATTAATTGAATAATCAGATTCAATTCTTTGTCAGTTTTGTGCAGTGCATGCATTTTTAACTTGATCATGTGCAAAATTTGTTAACATTAGGACTTTCTATAATCACATTTTCTTTCAAAGTTTttttccattcgttagatgtgttttatcatttaattctgccatttgattagagactttccgttttgaattttcctcggagatcaatatttttgtattttttatttttttgtcaacaatTTAGCTATCTAATATTTGACCATAATaactattttacttttgaattcacaaaaagtaaaatcacaaaatactgaacttagaggaaaatcaatttggaaagtccataatcacatggcaaaatcaaataacaaaacgcatcaaaaacgaatggacaagaactgtcatattcctgacttagtacaggcattttcaaatgaagaaaatggtggattaaaccagtttctatagcgctaaccctctcactttaatgacagtctcacaAATGATAGAAGAATAAGAATATACaaactgaaaatttaaatcaatatttagTTTGTCTTTATATTCAATCAGATTGTGTGTTGTTTAAGTTGTTTTGAGTGGTATTCAGTCGAATTGTAGGTATACTTCTTTTTGTTACAGCTGATCAACAAGGTTACCAATTAACAAGCCATCGGGGTTGAAGTGTGTTACTACCTTAAATTGAGACGGCAACGGCATGTATAATGAACGTACAATACGTTAATACGATAAAATAAAGAAGTATGAATAAAAGTGCCACTTCGgtttgaacaaaatttatttgtttaaattaaatgtaCATGGAATCTGTTGTTCTAGCCCGATATAACCTCTATTTGATATTTGAATGAGAATATCAAAAGTAGATTTGTCAGATTTATACACGTATCTATCTATTTGATACCATCAAAAGCAATATGTATGAAAATAATTCGATTAATCTACACGTATGCATCAACACTAAAGTACCGCCTTCGATACTGACAGTTTACTAAACTAGATTAGTTTTGataagaacaaaaaaataaaacataaatcaaCTAGGTAGGTGGATTTTGATAAAAGCTTGACCGATAAAAAGTTATGTATCCAAACTGTATTTGCTTAAATTATTTATCAGGTTAGTAATAAGGAAATCGTTTTATCTCATTTGTTTCCAAACAAGGTTATATCTAAATAGTTCAGAGATGGAGAAGATCAATGATCTTTAACCTAAATGTGGTATCTTATTATTACGGATTTAAATACAGTTTCAAGAAAACTCGAAATCTTCTTGATGTATTATGTTAAGACTTTGAACTTAGTGAAGTATGTCAAAAGATTCGAACAAGAAAGACAACATTTCAGTTACTTATTAGTAATGCATATATTCAATggtgcaaaaagtaaaatcacaaacaaacaaaaagaactccgaggaaaatttaaaactagtccctagtcaaatggcaaaatcaaaatttatgacacatcaaacgaatggatagcaactgttatattctgacttggaacagaaaatggtggattgaatataaaataaggagGTGTGGCTTGCTACCATTGAGACAATTAACTCCTCAGTTATTGCATATGCAACTAAAAACATTTACTAACGCACATACTGTAAAGTAAACTATGGTATGTCCCAAcataataaaagataaaaaaaaaatgctttaaagaAAAACATACTGCTGGATTGAATGATGATAAAATAATCTATGAAAAACATAGAAGAAAAGGAGAAATCAACGAAAAAAACTAAATCCCAGGTTTCCTGGTTTCAGCTTTTTGGAAAAGGCGTGTATAGAATGTGATGaggttaatcatgttttggaGCAATAAAACCATTTATCCTTTAACCAAGTCTTACCTAATGGAATTCTCCTTTAGACCCTCAACTAcgacatattgaaaaaaaaaaaaaaaacatgagcaAAAATACTTGAAGAACCCGAGTCAAATTCAAATCCATTTAAACTGTCAGGTAATTACTAATTTAAACTTTTaatcatttttctatgttgtcttAAAGAAAGACATATAAAGAGAAACTGTCACAACATGCCAGTTCATATTTTCAATGTGAATTACTTGgttgactgtaaaaaaaatggttattttgGCAGCTTTTGTTTTCATGTAAGTTTACCTTCATTTGGACATTAATATCAATTTGGCTTGTTTTGTCAGATGAGCGATTGAGTCCTGGTGGGTAGAATTGCTCATCCTTCTTAGCTATACATTAACTTTACCTTTTACGATCATGTCTGtacataaaattttatatatgcaTTTTGAAATTGTCTGGACGCTTTTGTTTGCTGCgaatcttaatttaaaaataacttaatttaTTAAAACCACAGGTGTTTTATCTCGTTTAAAGGAAAAACAGGATTCATCAGAGAGGTAAACAGTTAAATGTAATTTCTATACTtagatatttatgtatattaaatatattttacaaaatgaattaAGGCAAAAAGTGTAAAGCACAAATGAATGTTCATAGCATCACAAATCGAACTGTCTATTGGCTATTTTTTCCCATATTGTCTTCACGTATTTTGTTTTGTAGAATATTCGTGTCGTTTGAGGCATACATCACctaaatctattaaaaaaatcattaattatgCCTTCCATATCTAACAAAACGTTTTATTTCCTGATTGATAATTACTATactcaaacataaaaataaaattttaattgataagAGTGTTCGGACATAATCTACATGAATAGTTCAACTTTTGATGATATGGATTTTTACAACGTAAAACACTGTTATGTTGAGATATTTAATACATAGTTCAAATTGCCAAGATAAAATGTTTACTACACAAGCTTAAAATAATATCCGAAATTGAATCGTAGATAAAACTGTAGTACTTACACCAGTGTCCTAAAATAGGCTATTTTAAGTGTGGTGACATGCAACCGCAATTTTCTAAAATAGTAAAGTATAAATATAGTGAGGATGTAGTTTCCTGCTGTTGTAGTATCAAATAACTCTAGGAGTATGGATGGGAGATTGTATTTAATTGTGACAGTGACATTTTGTATGATAGCCAGATTAGCATTTGCTCAGTTTTGTGATCTACATGATTTATTTGCCAATTGTTCAAAGCGTGATTTATCAAACATTCCTCAGAATCTTCCTAAAAATATAACAGAACTTGATTTATCGGAAAATGTCATAACCGAAATAGGAGCCAGAACATTCAACAGATATAGTAAGCTATTACATTTAAACCTtgcaaacaataaaataaacttcTTGAACAGTGATGCTTTTTCAGGCTTAAACGAAACAAAGGTGCTTATTCTAACTGGAAATCGATTAGATCATACAAAATATCCAAACAATGTTTTTCGTCCGCTCAAGAACATACAAGAACTTTACTTAAATCGCAACATGAGGAAACCTTCGCCGTTCGAACCATTTTGCCATGGCAATCCTTGCAGATATTCCGATAAAGCGTTTAGCTGGTTGGTCAATCTGAATGTTCTGTCAATAGATTTATGTGAAAATCCAGAGTTTGGCGATGgttttctaaatatgaaaaatttgcaGAATCTTACATTTGATTATTGCTTAGTTTGTGAACTAAGTAATAAAACATTTAGCAACTTTAAATACTCAAACGTCAAGGTATTGAGCCTTAGTAGATGCGAACTATATAAAATGAGTGCGTCTATTGAAGCTGGAATATTCAATCCGTTTTCAAATGTTACAAGTCTAGATTTATCAAACTCGTACTTCAGCTTGAAGCACGCCCTGAAGCTCTTGTTTCCATTCCGCAATAAAACAATGGACATGATAAATATCCATCGTGTAAGTCGAGGATCTAGAACCATTTCAGAAAATccatttaaaattgttattacAAGTGATATGATGCAATATTTAAAAACTATATGTGTGAAAACTATTATCTTGTCATACAATGGAATTGTTGATGTTAAACCTAACTCATTATTTGTACATGATCACCCAGAGTGCTTTGAAAATATCATATTGTCAGCAAATAGTTTTTCAGTGGAATATAATCAACAATATATAGAGGTTATTAAATTATCAAACGCCGTCAAAAATCTGCGTCTCTTCGATTATTCGTACGTTCCGCTTCAGTtttcaaacatgaaatttatTCTCCCGCCAAATTCAATGATCGTAAACAATCATTTCCCGTCACTTTATACAGAAACAAAACACCCAACCAATATGACGTTTATACTGCCACCAAAACTAGAAATTTTGCGTTTCAGTTATGTTATGACAGGGTCCAGTTTGTTTAGTTTGGTATTAAAAAATACAAAGGCACTGAAATACTTAGATTTATCACATTTTGCCTTTCAAGAATTTCCTGATATTTTTATGCCCGAAGGTAACGTGTTAGAACACGTAGATTTTTCAGGAATAGATTCAAGACTGTATGTAGATAAGGGAGTAATTGAACTAATGCGAGACGTAAAAACTATCCTCTTGCGTGACGCAAACTTAGATCTCACatttagagaacggaaaaatgtcTTTAAGTATTTTGGAAACAGTACAATTAATATTGATATTTCTTATAATCATCTAGTGACCCTTCCGAAGACATTTGGTGTGATATCGAATTTAGAACACCTCAATTTATCTTTCAACTCATTTCGAAATTTTCCGAAGTCTTTGACATCACTATATAATCTCAAAATTGTAGACTTGAGATTTAATCAGTTGCTCACTCTCAACAAAATGGTTACACAATGGGCGGACAATGTTTTCCAAAAAACGAATTTATCATTACTGTTAAAAGGAAATGAATTTGCTTGCTCTTGTGAAAACCGGGACTTTTTGAAATGGCTAACGCAAACCAAGGTTTTGTTGGATACAAATAGAACTTATTATTGTCAATTTGCCAATGGAACGAGGACAACTACTAGATTCGTTGTAGAACGATTCCATGATACATTTTCAGATTGCGATGCAATCGCTTGGTTACGCATAGGCGTCATTTGCATCGTTTCGTCCTTTGTCATCATTTGTTTATCAGCTATACTTTATCAGTTTCGATGGAGAATGGCATATTTTTTCTATCGAAAACTAAAAATGAACTATTTAATCGAATCGGACGAGGTTGaatttcagtatgacattttCGTTGCATATGCATCCGATTGCTGTGAATGGCTAATAGGTTCACTCCTACCGATAATAGAAGAGGAATGGAAATTGAGTGTCTGTGTGAAAGATCGAGATTTCCCGGTAGGGGTAGATCGAGCAGATACTGTCATCAACAGTATGCGAAATagtaaatttatcatttttttaattacaccaGGATTCATCAAAAGGAAATGGGGAAAGTTCGAGATTGAAATGGCTAAATATGAAATGTTCGAGCAAGGAAAACAAAAGCGCATTATTGTCATAATGAAAGATGGCACGTCAAAAGAAGACGTTCCTATTGAATTTAGTATTATGTGGAAAGATGTGATTATGATCGAATGGCCTGGTGATGACATGAACACAGAGAATGTGTGGTATGATTTAAAATTGCAATTAGGTTGATTGTAGTATTAGGTTTTTAACACCTTTCGAAAACGTATCTGTATCTTTTATTGTTAGCGTGTAGATACTGCTATCAGAATTGGGGATTTTGACGCTTAAACAGAAGGTTACAGACATATtgttatattatttaatttaaactgatttaaaggCATAAGTCACTAGTTCATTACAAATAGGATTTTAACTTGAATGATtatatgaatgataaatgttttcACATTCGAGAGTCAAATAATGTTAAATAAAAGAATGCTATTTGTTTCTTATTGCGCTATCTTTAACCTTATCTTATGATCATTAGATGAGAAAATCCAAGAATGAGAAGAGTTAGTACTTGTACATTAAATCAAATCTCAAAAGTTGTTATTGCCATGTCTCCTCGTTTGTTAGTTTAAATTTGACCAAGTTTTTATTTGCCAAACTTTATTTATCCTATCCTTAATATCATTCCCAGTGTTAACTACTTTGATGAGGGTACCTTTTTTTCCAAGAATAAGTATTTCAGAAATATATGACACTTGATAATTCATCTTTTCACTTTCTTGAcacatgtttttttctgtaaaatatgtTTGCTAAAAAACAATATTGCCCAGAAACTATCTTATTATTAAATGGTCTCATAAAAGATACTGTACCTTTCACCTTCTtgcaaaaggtttttttttagaaatcttgTTCTTCAAATGGTTTAATCAAACTAAAATTGGTTATGGctaattttattgttaaaaatgtatcATCTGAAATAATTAAGTTTGGCCACAATGTTAGTCTATCAACTGCTGacctggattaaccttcatcagaacGCTCAAAACCAACTATTTGACCTTTTCTATCAATTGCATCTTAATCAAAGTTAGTTTGGTAAAACAATTGTTCTAGGCTCGAAagattttgttttggaaaagaAAATGATGCACAGAGAGCATTGATGATATAATTAAAAGCAATGGTTGATTGAATGGCAACTCGACTAAAAATAGGCTACAAGGACAATTACTCTTATGAACAGTCAATTTTCAGTTTATATACATCCATGGTCAatgcaacacatttttttttatcgttttttaattatcaatgaatacatatatctatcaagaggaAAGAAAATGAAATGAGGTTAAAATCActcaaatatttattatataaaatatgaacaCATTAAAACATGGCATCACATAAGCTATTCCTGTCATacataaagaaattataaaatgtCAATCCAGTTTTGCATAATATTGATACAGAATTATATCGATGAACAATTAAATCACCAACAttataaacaaaaagacatatgagaaattaatcaaagagcagattgctctgagggatacgattgccattgttttcattgacacatgtatacatgtagctggataatattattttcaaaactagttcaactgaacatgtaaaatgtaatttacgtaatctgaatagtaacaaaatagccaatcccggttaaaagtgtatgaacaatgtacttaggcctattgtgttttatttttgtactatcaattccaagttaaCTTTCCACaacagtcactgagactcagagtgagagaagtatttcacttcgtatcttatcacctattttcctacgttaattctaggaggaaccccattcctaactctttaaatatttaatttcctttgggtcagtgatcatgactcctttccgtacacattcctcggtttaaattgcgatcgtttttaatataatacgacgtttatcgacagaacgagttaatttttctcaaCGTAATGTTctgattcagaattcacggaagtgacttccggaagggagacaactcgaaacgat from Mytilus edulis chromosome 7, xbMytEdul2.2, whole genome shotgun sequence encodes the following:
- the LOC139481028 gene encoding uncharacterized protein, with the protein product MLTQIYTVCTFIAVVFAHGRLISPPGRSSMWRYGYNTPKNYNDNQMSCGGFYKQWTVNGGKCGVCGDPWNEAHENEAGGKYATGTIVSQFKTGQSIQVKVQITATHRGYFEFRLCPVNNPRQPATQACLDRNLLKQHNGQSKFYEPGVIGTYTVDLVLPQGLTCTQCVLQWKWNTGNSYNCDNNHNCCIGCGPQEQFYGCSDIAISSSGTSQFSHTGVQQGHPVGFLPISGHNGRTCQATPLFRSRYPYADRYCLLQCNQNKCPPSIYCTDACRIH
- the LOC139481029 gene encoding toll-like receptor 4, with amino-acid sequence MDGRLYLIVTVTFCMIARLAFAQFCDLHDLFANCSKRDLSNIPQNLPKNITELDLSENVITEIGARTFNRYSKLLHLNLANNKINFLNSDAFSGLNETKVLILTGNRLDHTKYPNNVFRPLKNIQELYLNRNMRKPSPFEPFCHGNPCRYSDKAFSWLVNLNVLSIDLCENPEFGDGFLNMKNLQNLTFDYCLVCELSNKTFSNFKYSNVKVLSLSRCELYKMSASIEAGIFNPFSNVTSLDLSNSYFSLKHALKLLFPFRNKTMDMINIHRVSRGSRTISENPFKIVITSDMMQYLKTICVKTIILSYNGIVDVKPNSLFVHDHPECFENIILSANSFSVEYNQQYIEVIKLSNAVKNLRLFDYSYVPLQFSNMKFILPPNSMIVNNHFPSLYTETKHPTNMTFILPPKLEILRFSYVMTGSSLFSLVLKNTKALKYLDLSHFAFQEFPDIFMPEGNVLEHVDFSGIDSRLYVDKGVIELMRDVKTILLRDANLDLTFRERKNVFKYFGNSTINIDISYNHLVTLPKTFGVISNLEHLNLSFNSFRNFPKSLTSLYNLKIVDLRFNQLLTLNKMVTQWADNVFQKTNLSLLLKGNEFACSCENRDFLKWLTQTKVLLDTNRTYYCQFANGTRTTTRFVVERFHDTFSDCDAIAWLRIGVICIVSSFVIICLSAILYQFRWRMAYFFYRKLKMNYLIESDEVEFQYDIFVAYASDCCEWLIGSLLPIIEEEWKLSVCVKDRDFPVGVDRADTVINSMRNSKFIIFLITPGFIKRKWGKFEIEMAKYEMFEQGKQKRIIVIMKDGTSKEDVPIEFSIMWKDVIMIEWPGDDMNTENVWYDLKLQLG